GGCCGAGTGGTAGTTGTGCAGCGCGATGACGAGCTGCTTAAGGTTGCACTGGCAAGCCGAGCGCCGGGCCGCCTCGCGCGCCGCCTGGACGGCCGGCAAGATCAGGGCCATCAAGAGGCCCAGGATCGCGATGACGACCATCATCTCGATCAGCGTGAATCCGCGACGACGCCCCCCGCGAAAACCGGCGACGTGTTCCATCGGCCCCTCCGATCGACTTATCAGGGATCGTACCCGCCTTCGACATTTTACAAATGTCCCAGGCCGAGTCAATCGTCCGTCGATCGGGGCGGTGCGATGGCCGCCCTCAGCCCTCCTGGAGCTTCTTCACCACCGCCTGGGCGACGCCCCGGGCGCTCGTGGGGTTCTGGCCGGTGATGAGCCGGCCGTCGGTGACGACGTGGTTGCCCATGGCCAGCCAGGCCTTCGTGTAGGAGGCGCCTCGGGATTGCAGCTCCTCTTCGAGGTTGAACGGCACGGCGTCGGCGCGGTCGACCTTGGTCTCCTCGTTCCAGGAGAACCCGGTGACGTTCTTGCCGTCGAGGAGGGGGGAGCCGTCGGCGAGCTTGACGTTGAGCAGCCCGGCCGGGCCGTGGCAGACGGCCGAGACGACCTTGCCGGCCTGGTGGAAGTCGGCGACGAGCTTCTGCAGCTCGGGAGAGTCCGGGAAGTCGAACATCACGCCGTGGCCGCCGGTCAGGTAGATCGCGTCGTACTTCGACGCGTCGACGTCGGCGATTTTCAGCGCCTGGTCGAGCCGGTCCATGAACGTCCGGTCCTTGTAGCGCTCGATCGTCCCGCCCATCGCCAGGACCGCCTGCGCGAGGCTCTCGGGATCGATCGGCACCTTGCCCCCGAGCGGGCTGGCGACGTCCATCTGATAGCCCGCCTCCTCGGCGACGTCGTAGAAGTGGGTCAGCTCGCCGAGC
The DNA window shown above is from Paludisphaera mucosa and carries:
- a CDS encoding type 1 glutamine amidotransferase domain-containing protein — protein: MAATNKILIIVTSVDEYAKVGYRTGLWLGELTHFYDVAEEAGYQMDVASPLGGKVPIDPESLAQAVLAMGGTIERYKDRTFMDRLDQALKIADVDASKYDAIYLTGGHGVMFDFPDSPELQKLVADFHQAGKVVSAVCHGPAGLLNVKLADGSPLLDGKNVTGFSWNEETKVDRADAVPFNLEEELQSRGASYTKAWLAMGNHVVTDGRLITGQNPTSARGVAQAVVKKLQEG